One Planctomycetota bacterium genomic window, CGGTTCGTGCTCATCGAGCCGCCGGTCGCCGACGAGAAACCCGACCTCCTCCTCCGCGCGCTGGCCACCAACCTCCCCCACGACGTCGAGGCGGTGACGGTGCTCGGTGTCGCCGACGCCTTCGCCGGCCTCGCCGCCGAGGTCAAGCGCCGGCTCGACGAGCAGGTCCTCGACGGCGAAGCGATCTTCGTCGTCGTCCGCGACCTCGCCCGGTACCGCGAGCTGCGCAAGAGCGACGGCGACTTCGGCTTCTCGTTCGGCGGTGACCAGAAGGCGGGCCCCGCGCAGAACTTCAACACCGTCCTCAAGGACGGGCCGACCGTCGGGATCCACACGCTGGTGTGGTGCGATTCGCTCACCAACCTGATGCGGACGTTCGAGCGCGGGGCGCTGAAGGAGTTCGAGCTCCGCGTCCTGTTCCAGATGAGCGCTTCCGACTCGAGCCAGTTGGTCGACAGCCCGTTGGCCAGCAAGCTCGGGCCGCAACGCGCCCTGTTCATCCACGAGGAGACGGGGACGCTGGAGAAGTTCCGCCCCTACGCGTTCCCGGCCGGTGAGTGGCTCGCCGGTGTCGCGGCCCGGCTCCGCGCCCGCCCCCAGGGCCGGGCGACCGAGCGCCCGCGTGTGGCCAAGCTCGCCGGCGGCGCGACCGCGGCGGCGAAGCCGGCCGACGACGAATTCAACTTCACCAAGTTCCTCGACGACCCATCGCCGGCCGGCGGTGAGCCTCCCGCGGCCGGCTGAGGGATCAGCGGGGCTTCTCGGCGGGGCGCCGGCCGATCGGGACATCGATCCGCACCCGCTGGCCGTCGCGCACGAGTTGCACCGGCACCGCGGTGCCGACCGGGGCCCGCGCGGCGAGGAGGAACAGCGTCCGCTTGTCCGCGACCGGCTTGCCGTCGAAGACGAGGATCACGTCACCGCGCCGGATCCCGGCCGCCGCCGCGGGCGACTGCTCGTCGACCGCCACGACGAGCGCCCCTCCCTGCTCGTCGTCGGCGGGATCGTTGAGTTGCACGCCGAGGAATCCACGCTCCACCGGACCGCCATCGAGGATCGCGCGGCACACGTTCCGGGCCGTGTTGCCGGGGATCGCGAACGCGATCCCCTGGAAATCGGCGCCGACGATCGCGGTGTTGATGCCGACGATCTCGGCGTGGACGTTGACCAGCGGCCCCCCGGAGCTGCCCCGGTTGACGGCGGCATCGGTCTGGAGGAACTCCTGCCGCGGGTCGTCGAGGACTCCGCGGCGGCCGGTGGCACTGATGATGCCGTAGGTCAGCGTCCTGTCGAGCCCGAACGGATTGCCGATCGCCCACACCATCTCGCCGACCTCGAGGCGGTCGCTGTCGCCCCATGCCGCGGTCGGCAGCCCCTCGGCCTCGATCCGGAGCACGGCCAGATCGGTCGCCGGATCGGCGCCGACCAATTCGGCGTCGAAGCGCCGGCCGTCGGCGAGACGGACCTCGATCGCCGTCGCCTGGGCGACGACGTGGTAATTGGTGATCACCACGCCGTCGGCTTCGACGATCACACCCGACGCGCTCGACTCGTCCTCGGCAAGCTGCGTGCGCGGGCCCCACAGCGCGCCGACCTCGTCGGCGACGAGGTGCACCGGGCGGCTGCCGGTGACGTTGACCACCGCCGGCCCGACGAGCCTGGCCAGCGACGTGAACAGCTTTCCGACCGGAGCCAGCTCCGCCCCGGCGGCGGCATCGCGGATCGCCGCCAGCTCCTCGCGCGTCCGGGCGTATTGGATCCGCCCGACGAACGACGGCCAGCAGAGGAGCACGAGGACGGCGACCAGCGCGAGCACGAGCAACGGGGTGCGCAGCGCCTCCAGTCCCGGTGCGGCGGGGGGGCGTGGCGTCATCGCGCTCCTCCGGCCGGCCCCGGCGGCAGCCCGGCGGCCCCCGCTGCAAGCGTGGTCCGCACCAGATCGAGTGCCGTCCGCGCCGTCCACGACAGCCGGATCGTCGAGTCACCGCCGAGGCGGTGGCGCTTCCGCCGTTCGTCTCCCGGCCCAAGAAGCACGATCTCGACGGTGTCGCTGCCCTCGTCCCGGTCCACCGGTCCGACGACCAGCGCGTGGCTGGCGCCGCGCTGCCGTCGCCCCGCCGCGGCGGCGGCGACGAGCGCGTCGATGGCCGTCGTCGCCGGCAGGACCTCGGCGCCGCGAAACAGTCCGTCGCCGCGCCGCGCCCCGGCGGCGGCGGCCGCCTCGGCGAGCGCCCCGCAGGTGCCCCCCTCGACGGTCACCAGCGCGCCGCCGGCCTCGGCGAGGGCCGCCAACGCCGCGTCCTCGACCTCGTCGTCCTCGACGCCGAACACGAGCCCGCCGAGGCACTCGCGGATGATCCGCTCGGTAGGGGCGATCCGGGCCCGGCATGCGGCCTCGTCGGCACCGCGGGCGGCGATCCGCAGCGTGATCGTCGCGGCGTGGGCCGTGATCCCGACGAGCGGATCGCGTCCCCGGGCGACGAGATCGGGGAGCAGCGCCTCGATGGCGCTCTCACCGCGGCCGAAGCACTTGATGCGGCGAAAGACCATCGTGCCCCCCCCGGTGGCGGCGACGAGTGCCGGCACGACGGTGTCGCGCCACATCCGCTTCATCTCCGCCGGCACCCCCGGCAGGGCGAACACCCGGCAGGATCGGCCCGCCGTGCCGAGATCGACGTCGAGCCCCGGCGCCGTGCCCTCGGGATTCGGGATCAGGCGGCTGCCGCGGGGAAACAGCGCCTGACGCCGATTCGATTCGGCCATCGCGACGCCGCGCTTGGCGAACCTGGCCGCGATCGCCTCGAGCGCCTCGGCCCGCTCCTCGAGCGGCTCCCCGGCGACGGCTGCGAGGACGTCGCGGGTCAGGTCGTCGGCGGTCGGCCCGAGGCCGCCCGTGACGAACACCAGATCGGCCCGACCGGCGGCTTCACGCAGCGCGCGGACGCCGTCGCCGAGGTCGTCGGGGACGGTCGTATGAAAGCCGACGGCGATCCCGAGGAACCCCGCCTCCCGCGCGATCCACTGGCTGTTGGTGTCGAGGCGTTGACCGGTGGTCAACTCGTCGCCGATCGCGATCACGTCAGCTCGCATGGCACCCCGATCCCGCCGCCGGCACCCCCGGGTCCACCGGGGCCACTGGTCACTTTCCCCGCTGCGGGAAACAATTGCAACGATGCACCTCGGGCTTTTGGGTCATGATCGCCGCGTCGGGTGGCTGCTCGATGCGGCACCCGCGGCTGGCCATGCGCTCGGGCCGGTCTGCGACATCGACCCCTCCCTGGCCGCGGCGCTCGGCGGCGGGCGGGCGACGCCGTGGGACGCGCTCCTCGATCCGGCCGCCTGCGACGCCGTCCTCGTCGGCACCGACGGCTGGCACGACGGCCGCGCCGACGCGGTGCGGGCGCTCGTCCAGGAAGGGCGGACGCTCGTCGTTTCCCACCCGCCCGATTTGTCGATGGTCTGGGCCTACGAGCTCGACATGATCCGCCAGGACACGGGGGCCGTCCTGATCCCGTTCCTTCCGGAC contains:
- a CDS encoding PDZ domain-containing protein — protein: MTPRPPAAPGLEALRTPLLVLALVAVLVLLCWPSFVGRIQYARTREELAAIRDAAAGAELAPVGKLFTSLARLVGPAVVNVTGSRPVHLVADEVGALWGPRTQLAEDESSASGVIVEADGVVITNYHVVAQATAIEVRLADGRRFDAELVGADPATDLAVLRIEAEGLPTAAWGDSDRLEVGEMVWAIGNPFGLDRTLTYGIISATGRRGVLDDPRQEFLQTDAAVNRGSSGGPLVNVHAEIVGINTAIVGADFQGIAFAIPGNTARNVCRAILDGGPVERGFLGVQLNDPADDEQGGALVVAVDEQSPAAAAGIRRGDVILVFDGKPVADKRTLFLLAARAPVGTAVPVQLVRDGQRVRIDVPIGRRPAEKPR
- a CDS encoding competence/damage-inducible protein A, giving the protein MRADVIAIGDELTTGQRLDTNSQWIAREAGFLGIAVGFHTTVPDDLGDGVRALREAAGRADLVFVTGGLGPTADDLTRDVLAAVAGEPLEERAEALEAIAARFAKRGVAMAESNRRQALFPRGSRLIPNPEGTAPGLDVDLGTAGRSCRVFALPGVPAEMKRMWRDTVVPALVAATGGGTMVFRRIKCFGRGESAIEALLPDLVARGRDPLVGITAHAATITLRIAARGADEAACRARIAPTERIIRECLGGLVFGVEDDEVEDAALAALAEAGGALVTVEGGTCGALAEAAAAAGARRGDGLFRGAEVLPATTAIDALVAAAAAGRRQRGASHALVVGPVDRDEGSDTVEIVLLGPGDERRKRHRLGGDSTIRLSWTARTALDLVRTTLAAGAAGLPPGPAGGAR